One Agelaius phoeniceus isolate bAgePho1 chromosome 7, bAgePho1.hap1, whole genome shotgun sequence DNA segment encodes these proteins:
- the LOC143694533 gene encoding uncharacterized protein LOC143694533 isoform X2, giving the protein MRSVPRSAAGARLPATRNRGQAGGGRGRRGCAESPGSGHPGQGTAGTAGTAGTASRRLRAHGKAGGGGGSGKGGERSAEHRRCSGSSS; this is encoded by the coding sequence ATGCGGTCCGTGCCCCGCAGCGCTGCCGGAGCGCGGCTCCCCGCCACCCGCAACCGGGGGCAGGCgggagggggccggggccggcggggaTGCGCGGAGAGCCCCGGCAGCGGCCACCCCGGgcaggggacagcggggacagcggggacagcggggaccgCGTCCCGCCGGCTGCGGGCGCACGGCAAAGCGGGCGGCGGGGGAGGCAGCGGGAAGGGGGGCGAGAGGAGCGCGGAGCACAGACG
- the LOC143694533 gene encoding uncharacterized protein LOC143694533 isoform X1, with product MRSVPRSAAGARLPATRNRGQAGGGRGRRGCAESPGSGHPGQGTAGTAGTAGTASRRLRAHGKAGGGGGSGKGGERSAEHRRDFRCANRLCPFAEGLFEPRHPGRAALTVWRLLGTVHAPIA from the exons ATGCGGTCCGTGCCCCGCAGCGCTGCCGGAGCGCGGCTCCCCGCCACCCGCAACCGGGGGCAGGCgggagggggccggggccggcggggaTGCGCGGAGAGCCCCGGCAGCGGCCACCCCGGgcaggggacagcggggacagcggggacagcggggaccgCGTCCCGCCGGCTGCGGGCGCACGGCAAAGCGGGCGGCGGGGGAGGCAGCGGGAAGGGGGGCGAGAGGAGCGCGGAGCACAGACG GGATTTTCGCTGTGCAAACAGACTGTGTCCATTTGCTGAAGGGCTCTTTGAGCCACGGCACCCGGGCAGAGCTGCACTCACGGTCTGGCGGCTTCTTGGCACGGTCCACGCCCCCATCGCCTGA